A genomic window from Sulfitobacter sp. LCG007 includes:
- a CDS encoding oxaloacetate decarboxylase has product MATLRQLLAGPDILVGPGVYDALTAATAERAGFRSVYLSGAAVAYTRLGLPDIGLSTMTEMAQTLGLIRDRIGIPIVIDADTGFGGVLNATRTMRVYERAGANALQVEDQTFPKRCGHLKDKALVPAHEMCGKLRAMADARESDETLIIARTDAIAVEGFEAALDRAEAYVEAGADMLFIEAPRSRDELEGIARQFGGRVPLMANMVEGGETPIQNKDDLQALGFSFVIFPGGIVRALLRHMEDYYASLLATGSNAAFANRMYDFKSLNERLRTEEILDKGRRYEDKS; this is encoded by the coding sequence ATGGCGACGCTCCGCCAGCTTCTCGCCGGACCCGACATCCTCGTCGGACCCGGTGTCTACGATGCGCTCACCGCCGCCACGGCCGAGCGCGCGGGCTTCCGGAGCGTCTATCTTTCCGGCGCCGCCGTCGCCTATACCCGTCTCGGTCTGCCGGACATCGGGCTGTCCACCATGACCGAGATGGCACAGACCCTCGGCCTGATCCGCGACCGGATCGGCATTCCCATCGTGATCGACGCCGACACCGGATTCGGCGGCGTTCTGAATGCCACGCGAACCATGCGGGTCTACGAGCGCGCCGGGGCAAATGCGCTTCAGGTCGAGGACCAGACATTTCCGAAACGTTGTGGCCACCTGAAGGACAAGGCGCTCGTTCCCGCGCACGAGATGTGCGGAAAGCTGCGCGCGATGGCGGATGCCCGCGAAAGCGACGAGACGCTCATCATCGCGCGCACCGACGCCATTGCGGTCGAGGGTTTCGAGGCCGCGCTCGACCGCGCGGAGGCCTATGTCGAGGCCGGGGCGGACATGCTTTTCATCGAGGCGCCCCGCTCGCGCGATGAGCTGGAAGGGATCGCCCGCCAGTTCGGCGGAAGGGTGCCGCTGATGGCGAACATGGTCGAGGGCGGAGAAACCCCGATCCAGAACAAGGACGATCTGCAGGCACTCGGGTTCTCTTTCGTCATCTTTCCCGGCGGCATCGTGCGCGCCCTACTGCGCCACATGGAGGACTATTATGCAAGCCTGCTGGCCACCGGATCGAACGCCGCCTTCGCGAACCGCATGTATGACTTCAAGTCCCTGAACGAGCGGCTGCGCACCGAGGAAATCCTCGACAAGGGGCGGCGCTACGAGGACAAGTCTTGA
- a CDS encoding Zn-dependent alcohol dehydrogenase, whose translation MKAAVVWEAAEPMTIEDVTIFKPKNREVIVNTAYAGICHSDLHLQDGTFPHPMPFIPGHECAGIVEAVGDEVTYVKPGDHVVGCLSTFCGSCAQCLTGHPNLCESTDIKLPWGVARRYALNGENIHQSSSLSAFAEQMLVHENSLVKIDKDVPLDRAALVGCGVLTGIGAVIHAAKVEAGATVAVIGCGGVGLSVISGARIAGAGRIIAIDRLDSKLALARDLGATDTINATDKDAVAEVIEMTKGGVQYSFEALGLQQTAQNAFDMLRMGGTATILGMFKPGTKLTLEASFFIKDRKIQGSSMGSNRFRVDIPNLLNFYKQGRLDLDHLISDRIELDQINDGYQKLYSGAPVRQIIDFHL comes from the coding sequence ATGAAAGCAGCCGTAGTCTGGGAGGCCGCAGAGCCGATGACGATCGAGGATGTCACGATCTTCAAGCCGAAGAACCGGGAAGTCATCGTCAATACCGCCTACGCCGGCATCTGCCACTCGGATCTGCATCTGCAGGACGGCACCTTTCCCCATCCCATGCCCTTCATCCCGGGCCATGAATGCGCGGGCATCGTCGAGGCCGTGGGTGATGAAGTCACGTATGTGAAGCCCGGCGATCATGTGGTCGGCTGCCTTTCGACCTTCTGCGGTTCCTGCGCGCAATGCCTGACCGGCCATCCCAATCTCTGTGAATCGACCGATATCAAGCTGCCCTGGGGAGTCGCCCGCCGCTATGCCCTGAACGGCGAGAACATCCACCAGTCCTCGTCGCTGTCCGCCTTCGCCGAACAGATGCTGGTGCACGAGAACTCTCTGGTGAAGATCGACAAGGATGTGCCGCTGGACCGCGCCGCGCTCGTGGGTTGCGGCGTGTTGACCGGGATCGGCGCCGTCATCCACGCGGCCAAGGTCGAGGCCGGTGCCACGGTCGCGGTGATCGGCTGCGGCGGCGTGGGGCTGTCGGTCATCAGCGGGGCGCGCATCGCCGGCGCGGGCAGGATCATCGCCATCGACCGGCTGGACAGCAAGCTGGCGCTTGCCCGCGACCTCGGCGCGACCGACACGATCAATGCGACCGACAAGGATGCCGTGGCCGAAGTGATCGAGATGACAAAGGGCGGCGTGCAGTATTCCTTCGAGGCGCTCGGCCTTCAGCAGACGGCACAGAATGCCTTCGACATGCTGCGCATGGGCGGAACGGCGACGATCCTGGGAATGTTCAAGCCGGGCACCAAGCTGACGCTCGAGGCGTCGTTCTTCATCAAGGACCGCAAGATCCAGGGGTCCTCCATGGGGTCCAACCGTTTCCGCGTCGACATTCCCAACCTGCTGAATTTCTACAAGCAGGGCAGGCTGGATCTCGATCACCTGATCTCGGACCGCATCGAGCTGGACCAGATCAACGACGGCTACCAGAAGCTCTATTCCGGCGCGCCGGTCCGCCAGATCATCGACTTCCATCTCTGA
- a CDS encoding cysteine hydrolase family protein gives MSDRIDPARTALLTIDLQNDFLDPAGAYGRAGLGSPAIAELPDRVLPVIEALRAAGGVYISAQFTLVPGPAGEPLIAPHLKALRPFLGKGDFAPGEWGHQVVDRLGTPDYVVEKVNYSAFFQTRLEYICRALSIDTLIVGGIVTNGGVASTVRDAHLRDVHTVLLSDGCAAFKPEVHEATLTSLGSVSRQMTCAEAVTMIGGH, from the coding sequence ATGTCAGACCGGATCGACCCCGCCCGCACCGCCCTGCTGACCATCGACCTGCAGAACGATTTCCTCGATCCCGCTGGCGCCTACGGTCGGGCGGGTCTCGGAAGCCCCGCCATCGCGGAGCTGCCCGACCGGGTCCTTCCGGTGATCGAGGCGCTGCGGGCCGCGGGAGGCGTCTATATCTCGGCCCAGTTCACCCTGGTGCCGGGCCCCGCAGGCGAGCCGCTGATCGCGCCGCATCTGAAGGCCCTGCGCCCCTTCCTCGGCAAGGGCGATTTCGCGCCCGGTGAATGGGGCCATCAGGTGGTCGACCGGCTCGGCACACCCGATTACGTGGTCGAAAAGGTGAACTACTCGGCTTTCTTCCAGACCCGGCTCGAATACATCTGCCGGGCGCTTTCCATCGATACGCTGATCGTCGGGGGCATCGTCACCAATGGCGGCGTCGCCAGCACCGTGCGCGACGCCCATCTTCGAGATGTGCATACCGTGCTGCTGAGCGATGGCTGCGCCGCCTTCAAGCCCGAGGTCCATGAGGCAACGCTCACTTCTCTCGGTTCGGTGTCGCGGCAGATGACATGCGCCGAGGCCGTTACCATGATCGGAGGGCACTGA
- a CDS encoding FAD-dependent oxidoreductase, with translation MTPLLPVPEAFDVDVEVLIVGAGAAGMIAALSAHERGRDVLLLEADAVPTGSTALSAGLIPAAGTRLQREAGIDDTPELFARDIMKKAKGANDPALVEALAEGAAEVIDWLSDAYGLPFSVVSDFSYPGHSRRRMHGLPSRAGRELIDRLRSTVENLGIPVIAQRRVQSLHADGKGAVRGVTAALPDGGLETVGCAQLILACNGFGGNREMVRQYMPEIGEAVYFGHAGNRGDAIRWGEALGAGMDHLGAYQGHGNVAHPHGILISWAVITEGGVQVNLEGRRFWDESQGYSEAARAVLAQPEGVAWAIFDERIAGIARQFADFQDAEAQGAVLTADSLAELAAKTSLPATTLEATLSGIGDGEDPFGRSFDPTKPLGAPYRAVRVTGTLFHTQGGLDITPEARVRRSDGTVFPNLFAVGGAATGVSGTGDYGYLSGNGLLAAAVLGRIAGKRA, from the coding sequence TTGACCCCGCTCCTGCCGGTGCCCGAAGCCTTCGACGTCGATGTCGAGGTTCTGATCGTGGGCGCAGGCGCGGCGGGGATGATCGCCGCCCTCTCGGCGCACGAGCGCGGGCGCGACGTGCTGCTGCTTGAGGCGGACGCGGTGCCCACCGGCTCGACCGCGCTGTCGGCGGGGCTGATCCCGGCGGCCGGGACGCGGTTGCAGCGCGAGGCCGGCATCGACGACACGCCGGAACTTTTCGCCAGAGACATCATGAAGAAGGCGAAGGGCGCAAACGATCCGGCGCTCGTCGAGGCGCTGGCAGAGGGCGCGGCGGAGGTGATCGACTGGCTGAGCGATGCCTACGGACTGCCCTTCAGCGTCGTGAGTGATTTCAGCTACCCCGGCCATTCCCGACGCCGGATGCACGGCCTGCCAAGCCGCGCGGGCCGCGAGCTGATCGACCGGCTGCGAAGCACGGTCGAGAATCTGGGCATCCCGGTCATCGCGCAGCGGCGCGTCCAGAGCCTTCATGCCGACGGGAAAGGCGCGGTTCGCGGCGTAACCGCCGCTCTGCCCGACGGCGGCCTCGAGACCGTCGGATGCGCGCAGCTGATCCTCGCCTGCAACGGCTTTGGCGGAAACCGCGAGATGGTGCGCCAATACATGCCCGAGATCGGCGAGGCGGTCTATTTCGGCCATGCCGGCAATCGCGGCGACGCGATACGATGGGGCGAGGCGCTTGGCGCGGGGATGGATCATCTGGGCGCTTACCAGGGCCATGGCAACGTGGCGCATCCGCACGGAATCCTGATTTCCTGGGCGGTGATCACCGAAGGCGGCGTGCAGGTAAACCTCGAAGGCAGGCGTTTCTGGGACGAATCCCAGGGCTATTCAGAGGCCGCGCGGGCGGTTCTGGCGCAGCCCGAGGGCGTTGCCTGGGCCATATTCGACGAACGGATCGCGGGTATCGCGCGCCAGTTCGCCGATTTTCAGGACGCCGAGGCGCAGGGGGCCGTGCTGACCGCAGATAGCCTGGCAGAGCTGGCGGCGAAGACGAGCCTTCCCGCCACGACGCTGGAAGCGACTCTTTCAGGGATCGGGGATGGTGAGGACCCCTTCGGGCGCAGCTTCGACCCGACAAAGCCGCTCGGTGCGCCCTATCGCGCGGTCCGTGTCACCGGCACGCTGTTTCACACGCAAGGCGGGCTCGACATCACGCCCGAGGCCCGCGTCAGGCGCAGCGACGGCACGGTCTTCCCGAACCTCTTCGCTGTGGGCGGTGCGGCAACCGGCGTCTCCGGCACGGGAGACTACGGCTACCTGTCGGGAAACGGTCTGCTTGCGGCGGCGGTGCTGGGACGGATCGCCGGAAAGCGCGCCTGA
- a CDS encoding ABC transporter permease codes for MSRFNLSQMTAIVLLCAMAALIIGIPLLPGYDPYVQDLGASLLPIGGESFTGDVYLLGTDTLGRDMLDRLALAGQVSALIGLSAVAVSMVIGVTLGLVAGYFRGPVETVIMGLADLQLSIPRVLLLIAVTAIVGPSVVNLAVMLGLTSWVSYGRVARGMALSLREREFILSARTQGATATWNIRKHLLPNVLPQMLIVGSYEFGMIIVMEASLSYLGLGVQPPLPSWGMMVSEGQNYLALAPQLAVLPSICLFVLVAGFQFLSQAFTRENDLELVA; via the coding sequence ATGTCCCGATTCAACCTCTCGCAGATGACCGCCATTGTCCTGCTTTGCGCCATGGCGGCGCTTATCATCGGGATCCCCTTGCTGCCGGGCTACGATCCCTATGTCCAGGACCTCGGAGCCTCCCTGCTTCCCATCGGCGGGGAGAGCTTCACGGGCGACGTGTATCTTCTGGGCACGGACACCCTGGGCCGCGACATGCTCGACCGTCTAGCGCTGGCGGGTCAGGTGTCGGCGCTCATCGGTCTGTCGGCGGTCGCGGTCAGCATGGTCATTGGCGTTACGCTCGGCCTTGTCGCCGGCTATTTCCGCGGACCGGTCGAAACTGTCATCATGGGCCTGGCCGACCTGCAGCTGTCGATCCCGCGCGTACTGCTGCTGATCGCGGTGACCGCCATTGTCGGACCGAGCGTCGTGAACCTGGCCGTCATGCTGGGCCTCACGAGCTGGGTCTCCTACGGACGGGTTGCGCGCGGCATGGCGCTGTCGCTGCGCGAGCGCGAATTCATCCTGTCGGCCCGTACGCAGGGCGCGACGGCCACCTGGAACATCCGCAAGCATCTGCTGCCGAACGTGCTGCCGCAGATGCTCATCGTGGGCTCCTACGAATTCGGCATGATCATCGTGATGGAGGCATCGCTGTCCTATCTCGGTCTCGGCGTGCAGCCGCCGCTGCCCTCCTGGGGGATGATGGTGAGCGAGGGGCAGAACTACCTCGCGCTGGCGCCCCAGCTGGCCGTGCTGCCCTCGATCTGCCTCTTCGTGCTGGTGGCCGGGTTCCAGTTCCTGTCGCAGGCGTTTACCCGCGAAAATGACCTGGAGCTTGTCGCATGA
- a CDS encoding hydantoinase/oxoprolinase family protein, which yields MKSMMAGVDVGGTFTDVFVLDETSGTATVAKVPTSRPDQSAGFLDGIRSQVGDLSDLGTVVHGTTAGTNALLERKGARIGIITTEGFRDTLEMRRRDRRQTWGLRGDFEPVVPRDLRLEVPERTLADGTILTAVDLDAVRQAARHLLEQGCAAVALVFINAYANRENEASAVAAVRELWPNPHVSASHEILPEIREFERTSTTALNAYLQPEVAGYIDRLESALKSGGFDGEFLIVQSNGGVMAVETACRLPVRTALSGPAAGVIAAGYIATTAGFPNIITGDMGGTSFDVSLIADGAPSLAPQTSIDFGMVVRTPMIEITTIGAGGGSIAWVDKGGLLNIGPESAGSNPGPVAYGLGNTRPTVTDANVVLGRIDPDRPIGGKLSRLDVEAAARAIDEHVGKPLGLDTLTAAEAILKVANSRMAGAIRLVSIERGHNPRNFAFMPFGGGGALHTGALLADTGIASAIVPRYPGVTSAMGCVIADMRQDFVQTVNALAAEADTGRLAAIIEEHRQKGLALLDSAGVRFEGRDVVVELDMAYVGQTHTVSVPLPVTIGADGAQAPTHAQIAEAFDSAYSAGFGRLLPGGVRRILNLRTAIVGRRPKFDLATLAPSTQGDIADSLRTRRRVHVGGDWHDTPVYTRLSLPVGAVIEGPAILEQPDTTILIEPDLRGSVDPYGNVIIERKGA from the coding sequence ATGAAATCCATGATGGCGGGTGTCGACGTCGGCGGCACCTTCACAGATGTCTTCGTGCTGGACGAGACCAGCGGGACCGCGACCGTCGCCAAGGTTCCGACCAGCCGCCCGGACCAGTCCGCCGGTTTCCTCGACGGGATCCGCAGCCAGGTCGGCGACCTCTCCGACCTGGGGACCGTCGTCCATGGCACGACCGCTGGCACCAACGCGCTGCTTGAACGCAAGGGCGCGCGGATCGGCATCATCACCACCGAGGGCTTTCGCGACACGCTCGAGATGCGCAGGCGTGACCGGCGCCAGACCTGGGGCCTGCGCGGCGATTTCGAACCCGTCGTGCCCCGCGACCTGCGCCTTGAAGTTCCCGAGCGCACGCTGGCCGATGGCACCATCCTGACCGCGGTCGACCTCGATGCCGTCCGGCAGGCCGCGCGGCATCTGCTCGAACAGGGCTGCGCGGCCGTCGCGCTCGTCTTCATCAACGCCTATGCCAACCGCGAGAACGAGGCGTCCGCCGTCGCCGCGGTGCGCGAGCTCTGGCCAAATCCCCACGTGTCTGCCAGTCACGAGATCCTGCCCGAGATCCGCGAATTCGAACGCACGTCCACGACTGCCCTGAATGCCTATCTCCAGCCAGAGGTCGCGGGCTATATCGATCGGCTGGAATCGGCGCTCAAGAGCGGCGGGTTCGACGGAGAGTTCCTGATCGTGCAGTCGAACGGCGGCGTCATGGCCGTCGAGACCGCCTGCCGTCTTCCCGTCAGAACTGCCCTCTCGGGACCCGCGGCAGGCGTCATCGCGGCAGGCTACATCGCCACGACGGCCGGTTTTCCCAACATCATCACCGGCGACATGGGCGGCACATCCTTCGACGTCTCGCTGATCGCAGACGGCGCGCCATCGCTTGCGCCCCAGACCTCCATCGACTTCGGCATGGTCGTGCGGACGCCGATGATCGAGATTACCACCATCGGAGCGGGGGGTGGCTCCATCGCCTGGGTCGACAAGGGCGGACTGCTCAACATCGGGCCCGAAAGCGCCGGGTCCAATCCGGGTCCGGTGGCCTATGGGCTTGGCAACACGCGTCCCACCGTGACCGACGCCAATGTCGTGCTGGGCCGGATCGACCCGGACCGGCCCATCGGCGGCAAGCTTTCGCGTCTCGACGTGGAGGCCGCGGCGCGGGCCATAGACGAACATGTCGGCAAGCCCCTCGGGCTCGACACGCTCACCGCCGCCGAGGCGATCCTGAAAGTCGCGAACTCGCGCATGGCGGGGGCGATCCGGCTGGTCTCGATCGAACGCGGCCACAACCCCCGCAACTTCGCCTTCATGCCCTTCGGCGGCGGCGGCGCGCTGCATACCGGGGCGCTTCTGGCGGACACCGGGATCGCCTCGGCCATCGTTCCGCGCTACCCCGGCGTGACCTCGGCCATGGGCTGCGTGATCGCGGACATGCGCCAGGACTTCGTGCAGACCGTCAACGCCCTTGCCGCAGAGGCGGATACCGGACGGCTCGCGGCGATCATCGAGGAGCACCGCCAGAAGGGCCTCGCGCTTCTCGACAGCGCCGGGGTGAGGTTCGAGGGCCGCGACGTGGTGGTCGAGCTCGACATGGCCTATGTGGGCCAGACGCACACGGTATCGGTGCCGCTGCCCGTCACGATCGGCGCGGACGGCGCGCAGGCCCCGACGCATGCGCAGATCGCCGAGGCATTCGACAGCGCCTATTCCGCCGGTTTCGGGCGCCTTCTGCCTGGCGGCGTGCGGCGTATCCTCAACCTCAGGACCGCCATTGTCGGACGGCGCCCGAAGTTCGATCTGGCGACCCTCGCTCCGTCGACGCAAGGCGACATCGCGGACAGCCTGCGCACGCGGCGGCGGGTGCATGTGGGCGGCGACTGGCATGACACGCCGGTCTACACCCGCCTTTCCCTGCCCGTGGGCGCGGTCATCGAGGGCCCCGCCATCCTCGAGCAACCCGACACCACCATCCTGATCGAGCCGGACCTGAGAGGCTCGGTCGACCCATACGGCAACGTCATCATCGAACGGAAAGGCGCCTGA
- a CDS encoding ABC transporter permease — protein sequence MARFLIKRILQSVLTVFGVITAAFFLVRLAGDPALLLLPLEAKPEDIDRIRAAMGLDQPLIVQYGKFLWNAVQGDFGASIRQNIPAMDLVVERVPATLELALTSFFVGIGLAFILGILMRMTRQRWIREVITWLALGRQAIPLFSFGLGLILIFAIWLKWLPSFGRGTWQHLVLPAVTLGTYELALYLRLFNASLASEQRLDYVRTAYAKGQGHLKVLLRHMLPNALLPLVTIAGINLGLLLGGTVVTETVFSWPGVGRLIVQSVSQRDFPVILAGTFLISVMFVVINLIVDLLYGLLDPRVRLA from the coding sequence ATGGCGCGATTTCTCATCAAGCGCATACTTCAGTCGGTCCTCACCGTCTTCGGCGTCATCACGGCGGCATTCTTTCTGGTTCGCCTGGCGGGCGATCCCGCGCTCCTTCTTCTCCCGCTCGAGGCCAAGCCCGAGGACATCGATCGCATCCGCGCGGCCATGGGTCTCGACCAGCCGCTTATCGTGCAATACGGCAAGTTCCTCTGGAACGCCGTGCAGGGCGACTTCGGCGCGTCGATCCGGCAGAATATTCCGGCCATGGATCTTGTGGTGGAACGCGTGCCGGCGACGCTGGAACTGGCGCTGACGTCGTTCTTCGTCGGCATCGGGCTTGCCTTCATCCTGGGCATCCTGATGCGGATGACACGGCAACGCTGGATCCGTGAGGTGATCACCTGGCTGGCTCTGGGACGGCAGGCGATCCCGCTGTTCTCCTTCGGGCTGGGGCTGATCCTGATCTTCGCGATCTGGCTGAAGTGGCTGCCGTCGTTCGGGCGTGGAACATGGCAGCACCTCGTCCTGCCCGCCGTGACGCTGGGAACCTACGAGCTGGCGCTCTACCTGCGGCTCTTCAATGCCTCGCTCGCGTCCGAACAGCGCCTCGACTATGTCCGCACCGCCTATGCGAAAGGGCAGGGACATCTGAAAGTGCTGTTGCGCCACATGCTGCCGAACGCGCTCCTGCCGCTTGTCACCATCGCCGGGATCAACCTCGGCCTGTTGCTGGGGGGGACAGTGGTCACCGAAACCGTCTTTTCCTGGCCCGGCGTCGGACGGCTGATCGTCCAGTCCGTCAGCCAGCGCGACTTTCCGGTCATTCTCGCCGGCACCTTCCTGATTTCGGTCATGTTCGTGGTCATCAACCTGATCGTCGATCTGCTCTACGGGCTGCTCGACCCCCGCGTGAGGCTTGCCTGA
- a CDS encoding dipeptide ABC transporter ATP-binding protein — translation MKDAPLTPAPEARSDTAVLSVRDLSIDAVTDRGVTHLVEGISFDVHEHEVLGIVGESGSGKSLTMLAVLGLLGPNLKVVSGSIRLRGREITDLSFAEMQKIRGKSMSIIFQDPLTTLNPVLRIGRQIGEAVELHNPGMSKAQVRERVLELLGLVGIPNPERRYQQFPNEFSGGMRQRVVIAIAMANEPDLLIADEPTTALDVTIQAQVMRVLAEVRQRTGAAMVLITHDLGLVAENADRIAVMYAGRMMEEAPAKQIFDRPTHPYTAGLIASLPQLDHRVEELYSIPGFVPDLSNRPSGCVFHPRCVIGEGRPECMKDRPPFAPVGGGRTVACHHHDQTPQWRRQMEKMARPADAPAAAPEAEPLLRAEHLEKTFNIRSGFWRSQKLHALQDVSFDLLPGTTLGVVGESGCGKSTLAKVLLRLLEASGGDVWLNGERFFSQKGQGLRRARRDLQVVFQDPYSSLDPRMKIHDVIAEPLRINGGYSAERVHELLGHVGLGPEAGLRRPPEFSGGQRQRIAIARALAVNPDVLILDEAVSALDVSIQAQVINLLKDLQARLNLTYVFISHDLSVVRHISDEVAVMYLGRVIEAGKVDEVFDAPAHPYTRALLDAIPNPARPRAEGITAEGDLPDPIKPPSGCKFRTRCPLVQPICAERDPELVLRPGTDHPAACLFPLTKATVG, via the coding sequence ATGAAGGACGCACCGTTGACCCCGGCGCCCGAGGCCCGCAGCGATACAGCCGTGCTGAGCGTCCGCGATCTGTCCATCGATGCGGTGACGGATCGGGGCGTGACGCATCTGGTCGAAGGCATCAGCTTCGATGTGCACGAGCACGAGGTGCTCGGCATCGTGGGCGAATCCGGGTCGGGTAAAAGCCTGACGATGCTGGCGGTGCTGGGTCTGCTTGGACCGAACCTCAAGGTCGTTTCGGGCAGCATCCGTCTGCGGGGGCGCGAGATCACCGACCTGTCCTTTGCAGAGATGCAGAAGATCCGCGGCAAGAGCATGTCGATCATCTTCCAGGATCCGCTGACCACGCTGAACCCTGTCCTTCGCATCGGCCGGCAGATCGGCGAGGCGGTCGAACTGCACAATCCCGGCATGTCGAAGGCGCAGGTGCGCGAGCGCGTCCTCGAGCTGCTGGGGCTGGTGGGCATCCCCAATCCCGAACGGCGTTACCAGCAGTTTCCCAACGAGTTCTCGGGGGGCATGCGTCAGCGCGTGGTGATCGCCATCGCCATGGCCAACGAGCCCGACCTTCTGATCGCGGACGAACCGACCACCGCGCTGGACGTGACGATCCAGGCCCAGGTCATGCGGGTGCTCGCCGAAGTGCGCCAGCGGACCGGCGCGGCGATGGTCCTGATCACCCACGACCTCGGGCTGGTGGCCGAGAACGCTGATCGTATCGCCGTGATGTACGCAGGACGCATGATGGAGGAGGCGCCTGCGAAGCAGATCTTCGACCGTCCGACCCATCCCTATACGGCGGGCCTGATCGCCAGTCTGCCGCAGCTCGATCACCGCGTCGAAGAGCTTTACTCGATCCCCGGCTTCGTGCCGGATCTTTCCAACCGGCCATCCGGCTGCGTGTTCCATCCCCGCTGCGTCATCGGCGAGGGACGCCCCGAGTGCATGAAGGACCGTCCGCCCTTCGCCCCGGTTGGCGGCGGCCGCACGGTCGCCTGTCACCACCATGATCAGACGCCGCAATGGCGGCGGCAGATGGAGAAGATGGCCCGGCCCGCCGATGCTCCTGCGGCCGCCCCCGAGGCAGAACCGCTGCTGAGGGCCGAGCATCTGGAAAAGACCTTCAATATCAGAAGCGGCTTCTGGCGCAGTCAGAAACTGCATGCGTTGCAGGATGTGTCCTTCGACCTGCTCCCCGGCACGACACTGGGAGTGGTGGGCGAATCGGGCTGCGGAAAGTCGACTCTGGCGAAAGTGCTTCTGCGCCTGCTCGAAGCGTCGGGCGGAGATGTCTGGCTGAACGGGGAACGGTTCTTCTCCCAGAAGGGTCAGGGTCTGCGCCGGGCGCGGCGCGATCTTCAGGTCGTGTTCCAGGACCCATACTCATCGCTCGATCCGCGGATGAAGATCCATGACGTCATCGCCGAACCCCTGCGCATCAACGGGGGCTATTCGGCGGAGCGGGTCCATGAACTGCTGGGCCATGTCGGGCTTGGTCCCGAGGCGGGCCTGCGCCGTCCGCCGGAATTCTCGGGCGGGCAACGCCAGCGGATCGCGATCGCGCGGGCGCTTGCGGTCAATCCCGATGTGCTCATTCTCGACGAAGCGGTTTCGGCGCTGGACGTGTCGATCCAGGCTCAGGTCATCAACCTTCTGAAGGACCTTCAGGCGCGGCTGAACCTGACCTATGTCTTCATTTCGCACGACCTGTCGGTGGTGCGCCACATCTCGGACGAGGTGGCGGTGATGTATCTGGGACGGGTCATAGAAGCGGGGAAGGTCGACGAGGTGTTCGATGCGCCGGCGCATCCCTACACACGCGCCCTGCTTGATGCGATACCGAATCCGGCGCGGCCGCGGGCGGAAGGTATCACCGCCGAGGGCGATCTGCCCGACCCGATAAAGCCGCCGTCAGGCTGCAAGTTCCGCACCCGCTGCCCCCTGGTGCAACCGATCTGTGCCGAGCGCGATCCCGAGCTTGTCCTGCGCCCGGGCACGGATCACCCCGCCGCCTGCCTCTTTCCACTTACGAAGGCGACGGTCGGCTGA